A window from Candidatus Rokuibacteriota bacterium encodes these proteins:
- a CDS encoding SPOR domain-containing protein, whose amino-acid sequence MKRYSDAWWGLGLVVSAVAALLALLPSRAEFLSQKYSAPSPAPTTWVVTPVPSTSAPPPAKPGDPRSQSPPPSSRPGALDRLVALPPAEPPGAFTLHFGSFVTVSEAEDIENRLKQLGAPTTRYRKRSPGALYALKLGEFPTRAEARDTLEQLRLRHPALPLVPVEHDGQGRIAVSVDARYPLREAVDLAGQLRRDGFRVRIETAGRAAPVFTVRLTTAYDLKTAQEKSREFRRHGLPNAVIPVERAASP is encoded by the coding sequence GTGAAGCGGTACTCGGATGCATGGTGGGGCCTCGGCCTCGTCGTCAGCGCGGTGGCGGCGCTGCTGGCGCTTCTCCCGTCACGCGCAGAGTTCCTCAGTCAGAAGTACAGCGCCCCGAGCCCCGCGCCGACGACCTGGGTGGTGACGCCGGTGCCCTCCACGAGCGCTCCGCCGCCCGCCAAGCCGGGCGACCCGAGGTCCCAGTCTCCACCGCCATCCTCCCGGCCTGGCGCCCTCGACCGACTCGTCGCCCTGCCACCGGCGGAGCCGCCTGGCGCCTTCACCCTCCACTTCGGGAGCTTCGTGACGGTCAGCGAAGCCGAAGACATCGAGAACCGGCTGAAGCAGCTCGGCGCCCCGACGACCCGCTACCGCAAGCGCTCCCCCGGCGCCCTGTACGCCCTCAAGCTCGGCGAGTTCCCCACGCGGGCCGAGGCCCGGGACACCCTGGAGCAGCTCAGGCTGCGACACCCGGCGCTTCCACTGGTCCCGGTGGAGCACGATGGCCAAGGCCGGATCGCCGTCAGCGTGGACGCCCGCTATCCGTTGCGCGAGGCGGTGGACCTGGCCGGGCAGCTGCGGAGGGACGGGTTCAGGGTCCGGATCGAAACAGCGGGGAGAGCTGCTCCGGTCTTCACCGTGCGCCTCACGACGGCCTACGACCTCAAGACCGCGCAGGAGAAGAGCCGGGAGTTCAGACGCCACGGCTTGCCCAACGCGGTCATCCCCGTCGAGCGCGCCGCATCACCCTAG
- a CDS encoding mechanosensitive ion channel family protein, with protein sequence MVILREVGIDIQAILVSAGVLGLAISLGAQSLIKDVITGFFPIFEALIAVGDTIEVGPHAGTVEAVGLRVTKLRTLNGAQRVIPNGELTQFTNYNRGWARAVVDVGVGYDADVRRALSVLEAVGGSGRGRQAGPWSRPRLRESSASASPR encoded by the coding sequence ATGGTGATCCTCCGCGAGGTCGGGATCGACATCCAGGCCATCCTGGTTTCCGCCGGCGTCCTCGGGCTGGCGATCAGCCTCGGGGCCCAGAGCCTGATCAAGGACGTGATCACCGGGTTCTTTCCCATCTTCGAGGCTCTCATCGCGGTCGGCGACACGATCGAGGTCGGTCCGCACGCCGGCACAGTCGAGGCGGTGGGGCTGCGCGTGACCAAGCTCAGGACGCTGAACGGCGCCCAGCGGGTCATCCCCAACGGGGAGCTGACCCAGTTCACGAACTACAACCGGGGCTGGGCCCGCGCCGTCGTGGACGTCGGGGTCGGGTACGACGCGGACGTCCGCCGGGCGCTGAGTGTCCTCGAAGCGGTAGGGGGCAGTGGGCGCGGGAGACAGGCGGGGCCCTGGAGCCGCCCGAGGCTCAGGGAATCGTCCGCTTCGGCGAGTCCGAGGTGA
- a CDS encoding DUF2062 domain-containing protein — protein MLSWKGLKARLLAVLHLDDAPWKIALGLAVGVFISCTPFYGLHTVMAIAAAFLLRLNKASTVTGAWLNLPWFAPFLYGLSLKVGELILSGGRGLEAIRGRGLLELAALIRPLLSLDKFGEGFMASSKLLFLVSVPLLVGTTVVGLLAGALTYFLALQAVREVRRLANVSTRGASSPEGERG, from the coding sequence ATGCTCTCCTGGAAGGGCCTGAAGGCTCGCCTCCTCGCTGTTCTCCACCTGGACGACGCGCCGTGGAAGATCGCCCTGGGGCTGGCCGTCGGGGTGTTCATCAGCTGCACCCCCTTCTACGGGCTCCACACCGTCATGGCGATTGCTGCGGCGTTTCTCCTGAGGCTCAACAAAGCATCCACCGTCACCGGCGCGTGGCTCAACCTGCCCTGGTTCGCCCCCTTCCTCTACGGCCTCTCCCTCAAGGTCGGCGAGCTCATCCTGAGCGGCGGTCGAGGGCTGGAGGCGATCCGGGGCAGGGGGCTTCTCGAACTGGCCGCGCTGATCCGGCCGCTCCTCTCCCTCGACAAGTTCGGCGAGGGGTTCATGGCCTCCTCCAAGCTGCTCTTTCTGGTCTCCGTGCCGCTTCTGGTCGGCACGACGGTGGTCGGGCTCCTGGCCGGCGCGCTCACGTATTTTCTCGCCCTCCAGGCCGTGCGTGAGGTCCGTCGCCTGGCGAATGTGAGCACGCGTGGCGCGTCCTCTCCGGAAGGGGAGCGCGGGTGA
- a CDS encoding response regulator — protein sequence MEDPRILVVDDESEVLDVMVDVLKQEGYAPQATTDSREASRLLESTAFDVIISDIMMPHLNGLQLLELAKQQNPNVQVVLVTGYSTREVALEALSRGATGYIEKPFHTDQLLASVREAIWRWRVKRDPKSLG from the coding sequence GTGGAGGACCCCCGCATTCTCGTCGTGGATGACGAGTCCGAAGTCCTTGACGTCATGGTGGACGTGCTCAAGCAAGAAGGCTATGCTCCGCAGGCCACGACCGATAGCCGGGAGGCCTCCCGGCTTCTGGAGTCCACCGCCTTCGATGTCATCATCAGCGATATCATGATGCCGCACCTGAACGGCCTTCAGCTGCTGGAGCTGGCCAAACAGCAGAACCCCAACGTCCAGGTCGTCCTGGTCACCGGATACTCGACGCGCGAGGTCGCCCTCGAGGCCTTGAGCCGAGGAGCGACCGGGTACATCGAAAAGCCCTTCCACACGGACCAGCTCCTGGCGTCCGTCCGGGAGGCGATCTGGCGCTGGCGCGTGAAGCGGGACCCGAAGAGCCTAGGGTGA